The Euphorbia lathyris chromosome 2, ddEupLath1.1, whole genome shotgun sequence genome includes a window with the following:
- the LOC136217229 gene encoding meiosis-specific protein ASY3 isoform X2, translated as MEVPMSDCRSFGSNLRPSSQSRKMSIGIMIDSQENKRSRATKEGNVIVSNTKRANYNEGDSFQGKAKGKIVDTIEEKENEAPEKVTSPWIDTRSFHLNTEDLPTTSTRRKNPGRAQDAKITHSVQSFAVHSCADGGKQQKLYGNTNNRMGSKVGNSQEPEECILGESPKRGAVDANEEKQTVAPENVTSPWIGTRSFPKKTTALPTTSTKWNKPGRAQDATITHSVQSFANNLHADGDKQQKFDGITSKRMVGKVGNSQKPEEFTFIANEVLVSDKAVTEDKKEEERSESLKKKIQEIFGTVSSPKSQPTISHVCDVGVGNLKPRQMHHQKSNAVVKPIQYSDTIETDSENPDCRMTRPVTRSLTRMRVATKVRPEKAKAGPLSSHEHKFQKKNIFEFEEGLFQKGDVVSGGSSMSARKKGRRKNPVIKPRKIYFTKNNNTDEIQRATCRNEMPPPVEKASSLSDKSRSFHGCSPQGENKCLEVSNRNSKGDSTQSARENEVDQQGDSRSPSVPMNEDQQEKFGNEDMNNVTAWQDETQSPTFKINTPTLISSPSSTPKSDQIGKRVYSPISEEEEFTLGNIYSLRNLQTSKADLHASNAKAESSDNAEVLEDSPPCKQFPFKGRKEAQEGLSESSSEDGDSKSSEEEFKERDGFSPETATAERSNFMAYPTKRLRNREDNSASKFSPTLPSPKGVDENNWTPEPSEPNQENELERIITLFALALENFRNKMKSATRKKSSEILKSVSEEIYLQLQNVESQIQEDVAKLIRISKSKRKRLETTFQEQQDKLKLIYDKFKEDIHQHLQDCKSTVKELEVHHVELKGTMKKQKASHEKLVDKVEEAVETQLNDADRRITAVNKSAKEKMLQLQQVIVECLKEDSL; from the exons ATGGAG GTTCCTATGAGTGATTGTCGAAGTTTTGGTAGCAATTTGCGTCCGTCCAGTCAATCTAGGAAGATGTCAATTGGAATTATGATAGACTCACAGGAGAATAAAAGATCTAGAGCTACAAAGGAAGGTAATGTTATTGTATCAAACACAAAAAGGGCAAATTATAACGAAGGAGACTCTTTCCAAGGAAAAGCAAAGGGGAAAATTGTTGATACtattgaagaaaaagaaaatgaagctCCAGAGAAGGTAACTTCCCCCTGGATTGATACTAGGTCCTTTCACCTTAACACAGAAGATTTACCAACCACGAGCACAAGGAGGAAAAATCCTGGCAGAGCACAGGATGCTAAAATTACTCATTCGGTGCAGTCTTTTGCAGTCCATTCGTGTGCTGATGGTGGCAAGCAGCAGAAGTTGTATGGCAATACCAATAACAGGATGGGAAGTAAGGTTGGGAACTCTCAGGAGCCAGAGGAATGCATACTTGGGGAATCACCTAAAAGAGGTGCTGTTGATGCaaatgaagaaaaacaaacTGTAGCTCCAGAGAATGTAACTTCCCCGTGGATCGGTACTAGGTCCTTTCCTAAAAAAACAACAGCTTTACCAACCACTAGTACCAAGTGGAACAAACCTGGCAGAGCACAGGATGCGACAATTACTCATTCAGTGCAGTCTTTTGCGAACAACTTACATGCTGATGGTGACAAGCAGCAGAAGTTTGATGGAATCACCAGCAAAAGGATGGTGGGTAAGGTTGGTAACTCTCAGAAGCCAGAGGAATTTACATTTATTGCTAACGAAGTCCTTGTCTCTGATAAAGCAGTGACAGAGGAtaaaaaagaagaggaaagatctgaaagtttgaaaaagaaaatacagGAGATATTCGGAACTGTTTCTTCACCTAAAAGTCAACCAACTATTTCTCACGTTTGTGATGTAGGAGTCGGTAATTTAAAGCCAAGGCAAATGCATCATCAAAAGAGTAATGCAGTTGTCAAGCCCATACAGTATTCAGATACCATAGAAACTGATTCTGAAAATCCTGATTGTAGAATGACGAGACCAGTAACTCGTTCACTTACCCGAATGAGGGTTGCAACCAAAGTGCGACCAGAGAAAGCAAAAGCTGGCCCATTATCTAGTCATGAACACaaatttcaaaagaaaaatatctTCGAATTTGAAGAAGGTTTATTTCAAAAAGGAGATGTGGTCAGTGGTGGCTCTTCGATGTCTGCAAGAAAGAAAGGTAGGAGAAAGAATCCTGTCATCAAGCCACGCAAGATTTACTTCACTAAAAACAACAATACAGATGAAATTCAGCGGGCGACTTGTAGAAATGAAATGCCACCACCTGTTGAGAAAGCATCTTCACTAAGTGATAAAAGCAGAAGTTTTCATGGTTGTTCTCCTCAAGGTGAGAATAAGTGCCTTGAAGTGAGTAATAGAAATTCAAAGGGAGATTCTACTCAGTCTGCAAGGGAAAACGAGGTGGATCAACAGGGAGATTCTAGGTCTCCATCTGTGCCAATGAATGAGGATCAACAAGAAAAGTTTGGTAATGAGGACATGAATAATGTCACAGCGTGGCAGGACGAAACACAAAGTCCAACATTCAAAATAAACACTCCTACCTTAATCTCTTCCCCAAGCTCAACACCAAAATCTGACCAGATAGGGAAGAGAGTTTACAGTCCTATTTCAGAAGAGGAAGAATTCACTCTGGGAAATATTTACAGCTTGAGGAATTTGCAGACCTCAAAGGCAGATCTTCATGCTTCAAATGCTAAAGCAGAATCATCT GATAATGCGGAAGTCCTTGAAGATTCTCCACCTTGCAAGCAATTTCCTTTCAAGGGAAGAAAAGAAGCGCAAGAAGGCCTTTCTGAATCATCATCTGAAGATGGGGATTCTAAGAGCTCTGAAGAAG AGTTTAAAGAAAGAGATGGCTTCTCCCCAGAGACTGCAACGGCTGAGCGATCAAATTTCATGGCTTATCCGACTAAAAGACTTCGTAATCGTGAAGACAATAGTGCTAGCAAATTCAGTCCCACCTTGCCCTCTCCAAAAG GCGTTGATGAAAACAATTGGACTCCAGAACCTTCAGAACCAAACCAAGAGAATGAATTGGAAAG GATCATCACGCTGTTTGCCTTGGCTTTAGAGAACTTCAGAAACAAAATGAAGTCAGCAACTAGAAAGAAATCCTCTGAAATTTTGAAATCTGTTTCCGAGGAGATATATCTGCAACTGCAGAATGTTGAGTCACAAATCCAAGAAGATGT AGCGAAGCTCATAAGAATAAGTAAATCAAAGAGAAAACGTCTAGAGACCACATTCCAGG AGCAACAAGATAAACTGAAGTTGATTTACGATAAATTCAAAGAAGACATCCATCAGCATCTCCAGGACTGTAAAAGCACAGTGAAAGAGCTTGAAGTGCACCATGTTGAGTTGAAAGGCACTATGAAAAAGCAAA AAGCATCACATGAAAAGCTTGTCGATAAAGTGGAAGAAGCAGTTGAAACACAGCTCAACGATGCAGACAGAAGAATTACAGCTGTGAACAAG TCGGCAAAGGAAAAGATGCTCCAATTGCAACAGGTGATAGTTGAGTGTTTGAAGGAGGATAGTCTCTGA
- the LOC136217229 gene encoding meiosis-specific protein ASY3 isoform X1 — MEVGRRQILLDVPMSDCRSFGSNLRPSSQSRKMSIGIMIDSQENKRSRATKEGNVIVSNTKRANYNEGDSFQGKAKGKIVDTIEEKENEAPEKVTSPWIDTRSFHLNTEDLPTTSTRRKNPGRAQDAKITHSVQSFAVHSCADGGKQQKLYGNTNNRMGSKVGNSQEPEECILGESPKRGAVDANEEKQTVAPENVTSPWIGTRSFPKKTTALPTTSTKWNKPGRAQDATITHSVQSFANNLHADGDKQQKFDGITSKRMVGKVGNSQKPEEFTFIANEVLVSDKAVTEDKKEEERSESLKKKIQEIFGTVSSPKSQPTISHVCDVGVGNLKPRQMHHQKSNAVVKPIQYSDTIETDSENPDCRMTRPVTRSLTRMRVATKVRPEKAKAGPLSSHEHKFQKKNIFEFEEGLFQKGDVVSGGSSMSARKKGRRKNPVIKPRKIYFTKNNNTDEIQRATCRNEMPPPVEKASSLSDKSRSFHGCSPQGENKCLEVSNRNSKGDSTQSARENEVDQQGDSRSPSVPMNEDQQEKFGNEDMNNVTAWQDETQSPTFKINTPTLISSPSSTPKSDQIGKRVYSPISEEEEFTLGNIYSLRNLQTSKADLHASNAKAESSDNAEVLEDSPPCKQFPFKGRKEAQEGLSESSSEDGDSKSSEEEFKERDGFSPETATAERSNFMAYPTKRLRNREDNSASKFSPTLPSPKGVDENNWTPEPSEPNQENELERIITLFALALENFRNKMKSATRKKSSEILKSVSEEIYLQLQNVESQIQEDVAKLIRISKSKRKRLETTFQEQQDKLKLIYDKFKEDIHQHLQDCKSTVKELEVHHVELKGTMKKQKASHEKLVDKVEEAVETQLNDADRRITAVNKSAKEKMLQLQQVIVECLKEDSL, encoded by the exons ATGGAGGTTGGTAGACGACAGATTTTACTAGAT GTTCCTATGAGTGATTGTCGAAGTTTTGGTAGCAATTTGCGTCCGTCCAGTCAATCTAGGAAGATGTCAATTGGAATTATGATAGACTCACAGGAGAATAAAAGATCTAGAGCTACAAAGGAAGGTAATGTTATTGTATCAAACACAAAAAGGGCAAATTATAACGAAGGAGACTCTTTCCAAGGAAAAGCAAAGGGGAAAATTGTTGATACtattgaagaaaaagaaaatgaagctCCAGAGAAGGTAACTTCCCCCTGGATTGATACTAGGTCCTTTCACCTTAACACAGAAGATTTACCAACCACGAGCACAAGGAGGAAAAATCCTGGCAGAGCACAGGATGCTAAAATTACTCATTCGGTGCAGTCTTTTGCAGTCCATTCGTGTGCTGATGGTGGCAAGCAGCAGAAGTTGTATGGCAATACCAATAACAGGATGGGAAGTAAGGTTGGGAACTCTCAGGAGCCAGAGGAATGCATACTTGGGGAATCACCTAAAAGAGGTGCTGTTGATGCaaatgaagaaaaacaaacTGTAGCTCCAGAGAATGTAACTTCCCCGTGGATCGGTACTAGGTCCTTTCCTAAAAAAACAACAGCTTTACCAACCACTAGTACCAAGTGGAACAAACCTGGCAGAGCACAGGATGCGACAATTACTCATTCAGTGCAGTCTTTTGCGAACAACTTACATGCTGATGGTGACAAGCAGCAGAAGTTTGATGGAATCACCAGCAAAAGGATGGTGGGTAAGGTTGGTAACTCTCAGAAGCCAGAGGAATTTACATTTATTGCTAACGAAGTCCTTGTCTCTGATAAAGCAGTGACAGAGGAtaaaaaagaagaggaaagatctgaaagtttgaaaaagaaaatacagGAGATATTCGGAACTGTTTCTTCACCTAAAAGTCAACCAACTATTTCTCACGTTTGTGATGTAGGAGTCGGTAATTTAAAGCCAAGGCAAATGCATCATCAAAAGAGTAATGCAGTTGTCAAGCCCATACAGTATTCAGATACCATAGAAACTGATTCTGAAAATCCTGATTGTAGAATGACGAGACCAGTAACTCGTTCACTTACCCGAATGAGGGTTGCAACCAAAGTGCGACCAGAGAAAGCAAAAGCTGGCCCATTATCTAGTCATGAACACaaatttcaaaagaaaaatatctTCGAATTTGAAGAAGGTTTATTTCAAAAAGGAGATGTGGTCAGTGGTGGCTCTTCGATGTCTGCAAGAAAGAAAGGTAGGAGAAAGAATCCTGTCATCAAGCCACGCAAGATTTACTTCACTAAAAACAACAATACAGATGAAATTCAGCGGGCGACTTGTAGAAATGAAATGCCACCACCTGTTGAGAAAGCATCTTCACTAAGTGATAAAAGCAGAAGTTTTCATGGTTGTTCTCCTCAAGGTGAGAATAAGTGCCTTGAAGTGAGTAATAGAAATTCAAAGGGAGATTCTACTCAGTCTGCAAGGGAAAACGAGGTGGATCAACAGGGAGATTCTAGGTCTCCATCTGTGCCAATGAATGAGGATCAACAAGAAAAGTTTGGTAATGAGGACATGAATAATGTCACAGCGTGGCAGGACGAAACACAAAGTCCAACATTCAAAATAAACACTCCTACCTTAATCTCTTCCCCAAGCTCAACACCAAAATCTGACCAGATAGGGAAGAGAGTTTACAGTCCTATTTCAGAAGAGGAAGAATTCACTCTGGGAAATATTTACAGCTTGAGGAATTTGCAGACCTCAAAGGCAGATCTTCATGCTTCAAATGCTAAAGCAGAATCATCT GATAATGCGGAAGTCCTTGAAGATTCTCCACCTTGCAAGCAATTTCCTTTCAAGGGAAGAAAAGAAGCGCAAGAAGGCCTTTCTGAATCATCATCTGAAGATGGGGATTCTAAGAGCTCTGAAGAAG AGTTTAAAGAAAGAGATGGCTTCTCCCCAGAGACTGCAACGGCTGAGCGATCAAATTTCATGGCTTATCCGACTAAAAGACTTCGTAATCGTGAAGACAATAGTGCTAGCAAATTCAGTCCCACCTTGCCCTCTCCAAAAG GCGTTGATGAAAACAATTGGACTCCAGAACCTTCAGAACCAAACCAAGAGAATGAATTGGAAAG GATCATCACGCTGTTTGCCTTGGCTTTAGAGAACTTCAGAAACAAAATGAAGTCAGCAACTAGAAAGAAATCCTCTGAAATTTTGAAATCTGTTTCCGAGGAGATATATCTGCAACTGCAGAATGTTGAGTCACAAATCCAAGAAGATGT AGCGAAGCTCATAAGAATAAGTAAATCAAAGAGAAAACGTCTAGAGACCACATTCCAGG AGCAACAAGATAAACTGAAGTTGATTTACGATAAATTCAAAGAAGACATCCATCAGCATCTCCAGGACTGTAAAAGCACAGTGAAAGAGCTTGAAGTGCACCATGTTGAGTTGAAAGGCACTATGAAAAAGCAAA AAGCATCACATGAAAAGCTTGTCGATAAAGTGGAAGAAGCAGTTGAAACACAGCTCAACGATGCAGACAGAAGAATTACAGCTGTGAACAAG TCGGCAAAGGAAAAGATGCTCCAATTGCAACAGGTGATAGTTGAGTGTTTGAAGGAGGATAGTCTCTGA
- the LOC136217229 gene encoding meiosis-specific protein ASY3 isoform X3 produces the protein MEVGRRQILLDVPMSDCRSFGSNLRPSSQSRKMSIGIMIDSQENKRSRATKEGNVIVSNTKRANYNEGDSFQGKAKGKIVDTIEEKENEAPEKSFAVHSCADGGKQQKLYGNTNNRMGSKVGNSQEPEECILGESPKRGAVDANEEKQTVAPENVTSPWIGTRSFPKKTTALPTTSTKWNKPGRAQDATITHSVQSFANNLHADGDKQQKFDGITSKRMVGKVGNSQKPEEFTFIANEVLVSDKAVTEDKKEEERSESLKKKIQEIFGTVSSPKSQPTISHVCDVGVGNLKPRQMHHQKSNAVVKPIQYSDTIETDSENPDCRMTRPVTRSLTRMRVATKVRPEKAKAGPLSSHEHKFQKKNIFEFEEGLFQKGDVVSGGSSMSARKKGRRKNPVIKPRKIYFTKNNNTDEIQRATCRNEMPPPVEKASSLSDKSRSFHGCSPQGENKCLEVSNRNSKGDSTQSARENEVDQQGDSRSPSVPMNEDQQEKFGNEDMNNVTAWQDETQSPTFKINTPTLISSPSSTPKSDQIGKRVYSPISEEEEFTLGNIYSLRNLQTSKADLHASNAKAESSDNAEVLEDSPPCKQFPFKGRKEAQEGLSESSSEDGDSKSSEEEFKERDGFSPETATAERSNFMAYPTKRLRNREDNSASKFSPTLPSPKGVDENNWTPEPSEPNQENELERIITLFALALENFRNKMKSATRKKSSEILKSVSEEIYLQLQNVESQIQEDVAKLIRISKSKRKRLETTFQEQQDKLKLIYDKFKEDIHQHLQDCKSTVKELEVHHVELKGTMKKQKASHEKLVDKVEEAVETQLNDADRRITAVNKSAKEKMLQLQQVIVECLKEDSL, from the exons ATGGAGGTTGGTAGACGACAGATTTTACTAGAT GTTCCTATGAGTGATTGTCGAAGTTTTGGTAGCAATTTGCGTCCGTCCAGTCAATCTAGGAAGATGTCAATTGGAATTATGATAGACTCACAGGAGAATAAAAGATCTAGAGCTACAAAGGAAGGTAATGTTATTGTATCAAACACAAAAAGGGCAAATTATAACGAAGGAGACTCTTTCCAAGGAAAAGCAAAGGGGAAAATTGTTGATACtattgaagaaaaagaaaatgaagctCCAGAGAAG TCTTTTGCAGTCCATTCGTGTGCTGATGGTGGCAAGCAGCAGAAGTTGTATGGCAATACCAATAACAGGATGGGAAGTAAGGTTGGGAACTCTCAGGAGCCAGAGGAATGCATACTTGGGGAATCACCTAAAAGAGGTGCTGTTGATGCaaatgaagaaaaacaaacTGTAGCTCCAGAGAATGTAACTTCCCCGTGGATCGGTACTAGGTCCTTTCCTAAAAAAACAACAGCTTTACCAACCACTAGTACCAAGTGGAACAAACCTGGCAGAGCACAGGATGCGACAATTACTCATTCAGTGCAGTCTTTTGCGAACAACTTACATGCTGATGGTGACAAGCAGCAGAAGTTTGATGGAATCACCAGCAAAAGGATGGTGGGTAAGGTTGGTAACTCTCAGAAGCCAGAGGAATTTACATTTATTGCTAACGAAGTCCTTGTCTCTGATAAAGCAGTGACAGAGGAtaaaaaagaagaggaaagatctgaaagtttgaaaaagaaaatacagGAGATATTCGGAACTGTTTCTTCACCTAAAAGTCAACCAACTATTTCTCACGTTTGTGATGTAGGAGTCGGTAATTTAAAGCCAAGGCAAATGCATCATCAAAAGAGTAATGCAGTTGTCAAGCCCATACAGTATTCAGATACCATAGAAACTGATTCTGAAAATCCTGATTGTAGAATGACGAGACCAGTAACTCGTTCACTTACCCGAATGAGGGTTGCAACCAAAGTGCGACCAGAGAAAGCAAAAGCTGGCCCATTATCTAGTCATGAACACaaatttcaaaagaaaaatatctTCGAATTTGAAGAAGGTTTATTTCAAAAAGGAGATGTGGTCAGTGGTGGCTCTTCGATGTCTGCAAGAAAGAAAGGTAGGAGAAAGAATCCTGTCATCAAGCCACGCAAGATTTACTTCACTAAAAACAACAATACAGATGAAATTCAGCGGGCGACTTGTAGAAATGAAATGCCACCACCTGTTGAGAAAGCATCTTCACTAAGTGATAAAAGCAGAAGTTTTCATGGTTGTTCTCCTCAAGGTGAGAATAAGTGCCTTGAAGTGAGTAATAGAAATTCAAAGGGAGATTCTACTCAGTCTGCAAGGGAAAACGAGGTGGATCAACAGGGAGATTCTAGGTCTCCATCTGTGCCAATGAATGAGGATCAACAAGAAAAGTTTGGTAATGAGGACATGAATAATGTCACAGCGTGGCAGGACGAAACACAAAGTCCAACATTCAAAATAAACACTCCTACCTTAATCTCTTCCCCAAGCTCAACACCAAAATCTGACCAGATAGGGAAGAGAGTTTACAGTCCTATTTCAGAAGAGGAAGAATTCACTCTGGGAAATATTTACAGCTTGAGGAATTTGCAGACCTCAAAGGCAGATCTTCATGCTTCAAATGCTAAAGCAGAATCATCT GATAATGCGGAAGTCCTTGAAGATTCTCCACCTTGCAAGCAATTTCCTTTCAAGGGAAGAAAAGAAGCGCAAGAAGGCCTTTCTGAATCATCATCTGAAGATGGGGATTCTAAGAGCTCTGAAGAAG AGTTTAAAGAAAGAGATGGCTTCTCCCCAGAGACTGCAACGGCTGAGCGATCAAATTTCATGGCTTATCCGACTAAAAGACTTCGTAATCGTGAAGACAATAGTGCTAGCAAATTCAGTCCCACCTTGCCCTCTCCAAAAG GCGTTGATGAAAACAATTGGACTCCAGAACCTTCAGAACCAAACCAAGAGAATGAATTGGAAAG GATCATCACGCTGTTTGCCTTGGCTTTAGAGAACTTCAGAAACAAAATGAAGTCAGCAACTAGAAAGAAATCCTCTGAAATTTTGAAATCTGTTTCCGAGGAGATATATCTGCAACTGCAGAATGTTGAGTCACAAATCCAAGAAGATGT AGCGAAGCTCATAAGAATAAGTAAATCAAAGAGAAAACGTCTAGAGACCACATTCCAGG AGCAACAAGATAAACTGAAGTTGATTTACGATAAATTCAAAGAAGACATCCATCAGCATCTCCAGGACTGTAAAAGCACAGTGAAAGAGCTTGAAGTGCACCATGTTGAGTTGAAAGGCACTATGAAAAAGCAAA AAGCATCACATGAAAAGCTTGTCGATAAAGTGGAAGAAGCAGTTGAAACACAGCTCAACGATGCAGACAGAAGAATTACAGCTGTGAACAAG TCGGCAAAGGAAAAGATGCTCCAATTGCAACAGGTGATAGTTGAGTGTTTGAAGGAGGATAGTCTCTGA